Proteins found in one Polyodon spathula isolate WHYD16114869_AA chromosome 10, ASM1765450v1, whole genome shotgun sequence genomic segment:
- the pwwp2b gene encoding PWWP domain-containing protein 2B translates to MEAAADELRAGYRIPVCIDQIINDTLVVTLSHGDYSYTGILLNSSKKTGLFCLPDMLSNQDDPPIPSSSNSNAVSDDNMCFQQPIKTEPQPCNKHTPKPTGNMPISTPFTLPGALSQYPPYFEGAPFPQPLWVRQTYNQWVPQPPPRVIKRTKRRNRDSGRLTMSTIRLRPRQVLCEKCKNTLNSDEDNKDGDNPKAAKKENTDVKESKKWEEMDNDSKKCKKEKKEEDGFPVELVPHSPVIKISYSTPQGKGEVIKIPSRVHGSVKPFCPKQQLMQNGGGLERDEECQENKSLPDKPASGPSASIPKLKLTRPLHFNADVPPPKIRLKPRSSGGDSVSIYRAEFVDDPQGQIKTRSRSVHADIHSEDSTEKSSLEMSSGSSGEEDGFNKQHDDVEQHGDLTLLLNFRKRKADSSSLSVCSNDSLDESKSSSSDGASPELCDFAPGEDISVSSSSKDEQKTVPPLTVRLHTKSVTKCVTEEGRTVSVGDIVWGKIHGFPWWPARVLSISTSKKEDGEPLWQEAKVSWFGSPTTSLLSVSKLSPFLEFFRLRFNRKKKGMYRRAIAEAAKAAEHLTPEITSLLTHCET, encoded by the coding sequence GACTGGGTTGTTTTGTCTTCCAGACATGTTATCAAATCAAGATGATCCTCCGATACCAAGCAGCAGCAACAGTAATGCCGTTTCCGATGACAACATGTGTTTCCAGCAACCTATTAAGACGGAGCCACAGCCATGTAATAAACATACTCCCAAACCTACAGGGAACATGCCCATTTCCACTCCTTTTACTTTGCCTGGAGCACTGTCTCAGTACCCTCCATATTTTGAAGGGGCTCCTTTTCCACAGCCCCTGTGGGTAAGACAAACATATAACCAGTGGGTCCCACAACCTCCTCCAAGGGTAATCAAAAGAACCAAACGACGAAACCGGGATTCTGGCAGACTGACTATGAGCACTATTCGATTGCGGCCCAGGCAGGTTCTCTGCGAAAAGtgcaaaaacactttaaacagcGACGAGGACAACAAAGATGGAGACAATCCCAAAGCTGCTAAAAAGGAGAACACCGATGTGAAAGAATCAAAAAAATGGGAGGAGATGGACAATGACAGCAAAAAGTGTaaaaaggagaagaaagaggAAGATGGCTTCCCTGTTGAACTTGTTCCCCATAGTCCAGTTATCAAGATATCTTATAGCACTCCACAGGGCAAAGGAGAAGTGATCAAAATACCTTCAAGAGTCCACGGCTCAGTTAAACCATTCTGCCCCAAACAGCAGTTAATGCAGAATGGAGGGGGCCTTGAGAGGGACGAAGAATGTCAAGAGAACAAAAGTCTTCCAGACAAACCAGCAAGTGGCCCATCTGCTTCAATTCCAAAACTGAAACTAACCAGGCCTTTGCATTTCAATGCAGATGTCCCACCGCCAAAAATAAGGCTTAAGCCCCGAAGTAGTGGTGGGGACAGTGTTTCTATATATCGGGCTGAATTTGTTGACGATCCACAGGGACAAATAAAGACCAGATCGCGGTCGGTTCATGCCGATATTCATTCAGAAGACTCTACTGAAAAGAGCTCCCTCGAAATGTCCTCGGGAAGCTCTGGAGAAGAGGACGGATTTAATAAGCAACACGATGACGTAGAACAACATGGCGATTTGACTCTGCTGCTCAATTTTCGTAAGAGGAAAGCAGACTCATCCAGTTTGTCAGTGTGTAGCAACGATAGTCTGGATGAATCAAAATCTTCCAGCTCAGACGGGGCATCTCCGGAACTTTGTGACTTTGCTCCTGGAGAGGATATCTCTGTGTCCTCCTCATCAAAAGATGAGCAAAAGACTGTGCCGCCTCTAACGGTTCGATTGCACACCAAGAGTGTCACAAAGTGCGTCACAGAAGAAGGTCGGACTGTTTCAGTAGGAGATATAGTGTGGGGTAAAATTCACGGCTTCCCTTGGTGGCCTGCCCGTGTTCTTAGCATTAGCACCAGCAAAAAGGAAGACGGCGAACCACTGTGGCAAGAAGCAAAGGTCTCCTGGTTTGGTTCCCCCACAACATCTTTGCTCTCTGTGTCAAAACTTTCGCCATTCTTAGAGTTTTTCCGTTTGAGGTTTAACCGAAAGAAGAAAGGAATGTATAGGAGGGCTATTGCCGAAGCTGCCAAGGCAGCTGAACATTTGACACCAGAAATAACATCTCTCCTCACACATTGTGAAACATAG